The Lineus longissimus chromosome 2, tnLinLong1.2, whole genome shotgun sequence genome window below encodes:
- the LOC135483356 gene encoding protein madd-4-like isoform X3 encodes MGGRRVLPLYCHLWCRQTQNFYCKDVKRDRRVKTRKCDPTLKPSRQIKTCDIGACTPEWVNEDWSECSQSCGKGIRVRDVFCGLRKPSGMFKRLDLSRCATKRPEATRQCNEGNCPVWHTRKWSRCSVTCGVGMRYRKVYCSSSRLLCPPSEYPLSAITCHTGVVCPYANKTEFDDYPSKEAEVISGEFQFADDLSEKSSMKSMPAKAALPYASNLYDEPQADKPPPVKSKPAWAIILKGPCSTTCGPGIRAVTIECRHYNYRTNTFQTAPTYKCLTAGPRPSDIEECKNKPCLKPEVDIPGLDNKLSPKRVTYLWRYAGFKSCSASCLGGVREAIIDCLQDTTHNSVSLIYCDPTRRPAPITRPCNNVPCPPSWVVKHYGECSVTCGGGVVKLHVECVQRYGPSEHEKVVLPSYRCGLDELPKKGRYCAEVPCPRVWITGSWSACTPMCGQGLHMRDVYCQQKMANGTMRKLWGPDELLCPEPRPDAWKSCKNTECGGGGRTTNEVQVKPPEIFEDNTKLVQTRKTKRMKLVVGGDNTIIPGTSLIVSCPVKNFKKKQLKWTKAGRQIKQVGRVRKSKSGVLMIVRSRPRDTGVYACEAGAAKSNISVHFHSAHVGYSLFVQRKKYLNHRAKMLDQATSRNSFLSDAWTAQNTFNYSMTPYDVVTGDWSHCSSTCGGNGLQIRPISCEIIMEEYFKVVPEDMCARNIPKKLETKKPCGQGECPHWMTKGWKKKCSNKCVGERLAVQHRRAHCIYNNGTKLDFKNCSQSDMPSMERECTNGRCEAHWRVSPWSTCSVKCGGKGIRTRVLQCVWKAGKKPAGRACQHKDRPVVKKHCQAPPCSARTTPKPSKHRPKSKECADRSPYCSIAKKMKLCRYQAYLKLCCKTCYGSRL; translated from the exons GCCGGCAAACGCAGAACTTTTACTGCAAAGATGTCAAACGAGACAGAAGGGTGAAAACGAGAAAGTGTGATCCGACGTTGAAACCTTCGAGACAAATCAAAACCTGTGATATAGGAGCGTGCACACCAGA ATGGGTCAATGAAGATTGGAGCGAATGCAGCCAGTCCTGCGGCAAGGGTATTCGAGTGAGGGACGTGTTTTGTGGACTGAGGAAGCCCTCGGGAATGTTCAAGAGACTAGACCTCTCTAGGTGTGCAACCAAGCGGCCGGAGGCGACCAGACAGTGCAACGAAGGGAACTGTCCCGTGTGGCACACACGGAAGTGGTCAAGG TGTTCCGTAACATGTGGTGTTGGGATGCGGTATAGAAAGGTCTACTGCAGCTCCTCGCGGCTCCTTTGCCCGCCGTCAGAGTACCCATTGTCAGCCATAACCTGTCACACTGGGGTCGTCTGCCCGTATGCAAACAAGACAGAATTTGATGATTATCCATCTAAGGAGGCAGAAG TCATTTCAGGCGAATTCCAGTTTGCTGATGACCTGAGTGAGAAGTCCAGCATGAAATCGATGCCAGCGAAGGCGGCATTGCCGTATGCCAGTAACCTGTATGACGAGCCACAGGCTGACAAACCACCACCAGTCAAGTCAAAACCAGC ATGGGCCATCATCCTTAAGGGTCCATGCAGTACCACCTGTGGGCCAGGAATCCGGGCTGTAACAATTGAATGTCGCCATTACAACTATCGGACAAATACATTCCAGACCGCTCCAACATACAAGTGTTTAA CTGCTGGCCCTCGACCATCGGATATTGAGGAGTGTAAGAACAAGCCGTGCCTGAAACCTGAAGTAGACATCCCTGGTTTAGATAACAAACTTTCGCCGAAGAGAGTGACGTATCTCTGGCGATATGCTGGCTTCAAGTCGTGCAGTGCATCATGCTTAGGAG GCGTTCGGGAGGCGATAATCGACTGTCTTCAAGATACAACGCACAACTCAGTCAGCCTGATCTACTGTGATCCAACCAGGAGACCCGCGCCAATCACGAGACCATGCAATAATGTACCATGCCCTCCATC GTGGGTAGTGAAACACTACGGCGAATGCTCTGTCACCTGTGGCGGAGGCGTGGTCAAGCTCCATGTGGAGTGTGTCCAGCGGTATGGTCCCAGCGAGCATGAGAAGGTCGTCCTCCCCTCATATCGTTGTGGTCTTGATGAACTCCCCAAGAAGGGACGCTACTGTGCCGAAGTCCCTTGTCCAAGAGTGTGGATCACTGGATCGTGGTCAGCG TGCACCCCAATGTGTGGCCAAGGTCTCCATATGCGCGACGTCTACTGTCAACAGAAGATGGCTAACGGTACAATGAGAAAACTGTGGGGACCAGATGAGTTGCTGTGTCCAGAACCAAGGCCCGATGCATGGAAGTCTTGCAAGAACACCGaatgtggtggtggtggcagaACCACGAATGAAGTGCAGGTCAAACCGCCGGAGATCTTCGAAGACAACACTAAACTCGTCCAGACGAGGAAGACAAAGCGGATGAAGTTAGTGGTAGGCGGTGACAACACGATCATACCTGGGACTTCTTTGATCGTCTCATGCCCCGTGAAAAACTTCAAGAAGAAACAGCTGAAGTGGACAAAGGCAGGCCGCCAGATCAAACAGGTTGGCCGGGTGAGGAAGAGCAAGTCTGGAGTGTTGATGATCGTACGATCCCGCCCGAGAGACACTGGGGTGTACGCCTGCGAAGCCGGGGCCGCCAAGTCTAACATCAGTGTCCATTTCCACAGTGCCCACGTGGGCTACTCACTCTTCGTGCAGCGGAAGAAGTATCTGAACCACAGAGCAAAGATGCTGGATCAAGCCACGTCGAGGAACAGCTTCCTCTCCGATGCGTGGACTGCGCAGAATACCTTTAATTATTCGATGACTCCGTACGACGTCGTCACAGGAGACTGGAGTCACTGTTCATCCACCTGCGGAGGCAACGGACTACAGATTCGACCAATATCTTGTGAGATCATCATGGAAGAGTACTTCAAGGTTGTTCCTGAAGACATGTGTGCGAGGAATATACCTAAGAAGCTGGAGACGAAGAAGCCGTGTGGCCAGGGAGAATGTCCGCACTGGATGACAAAAGGTTGGAAGAAAAAG TGCTCCAACAAATGTGTGGGTGAAAGACTGGCTGTACAGCATCGCAGAGCTCACTGCATCTACAACAATGGCACCAAGCTTGACTTCAAGAACTGTTCGCAGTCGGATATGCCGTCTATGGAGCGAGAATGTACCAACGGACGCTGTGAAGCGCATTGGAGAGTCTCACCGTGGTCAACA TGTTCTGTGAAGTGTGGTGGCAAGGGAATCCGGACCCGTGTTCTTCAGTGTGTGTGGAAAGCGGGTAAGAAACCTGCCGGGAGAGCTTGTCAACACAAAGATAGACCAGTGG